The Candidatus Poribacteria bacterium genome contains the following window.
AGGCATGAAACTGAGGACAGTATGAGCATGACTTTTCCTGAAGTTGAATCCGGCGTAAGTGTATACAACGGTGAAACGTTCCAAAACTTTAACACAGACAACGGTCTGCCGAGTAACCGCGTCTGGTCTGTCTTTGAGGACAGCAGCGGCAAACTCTGGTTTGCTACGGACGCTGGTGCCGCAGTTGGTGTTTATTTTCCCTCTGAAAAATAGTCATCGGTTGTCAAGTGTCGCTGTCTGTAAAAAAGAAACGATTCTGAAACGCTTGTGTCTTTGCTGACTGCTACTAAAGGAGACAAAACAATGAAAAAAATTCTTCAAAACATCACTTGCTTTTGGATGATGACTCTTTTTGGAATCTCTCTTCTCTTGACTGGTTGTGTAAAAAAGGAAGTTACTCGCAAAGCCGATTGGGAAACCCATTTCCAAGGTCTCCATTTTGTGGATGCCAAGCACGGATGGATCGTTGGGCATCAGGGATGGGTGCTCCATACGGCTGACGGGGGCGTGAGTTGGGAAAAGCAGACGGTGAACACAAATGAGGATTTTAAAGCCGTTTACTTTACAAACCTACGCAACGGCTGGGCAGTTGGGGACAAAGGCTTAATTGCCACAACAGACGATGGTGGACGGCATTGGACGCTACAAGCAAGTGGGAGTCACGCCTTGCTTTTGGATGTCTTTTTCGTCAATTCAAAGCTTGGATGGATTGTCGGACGCGATGGTGTGCTTTACACACAAAATGGTGGCAAAACGTGGCATCATCAGCCGGTCAGCGAGTTTGGACTTGGTGCCACCTGGTTCGTGAGCAAACACCGCGGCTGGGCGGTTGGCGACTATAATCGAAGTTTTTTGACAAATGATGGGGGACAGACTTGGCACAGACAGAGCAGTTTGGTGAGAGAAGACAAAATGCTTTTCAACGTCCAGGCAGTCCGTTTTATTGGTGATTCTAAAGGATGGTGCGGTGGCACAGATGGGACCATTTTTCACACGACCACAGGTGGTACACACTGGCAGCAACAGAGGAGTCGATTTCCGATAGTGATGGGGCATATCGCTCCAACTATTAGGGACATTGATTTTATGAACGATGACCGCGGTGTGGTGGTCGCTCAGGGTGGGTTTATCAACCGAACGGAAGATGGTGGAGACAATTGGCAATTGGTGGAAAGTCCGACCAAGAATGACTTAACCGGTGTTCAATTTACAAGTCCTAAAGAGGTATGGGCGGTCGGTTTAAATGGAACGTTGCTACACTCGACGGATGTGGGGACGACGTGGGACATGAAAAGCGGCACGACAGCAAACGATCTGAAAAGCGTTGCGTTCGCAGACGCAGACCGTGCAGTTGCTGTTGGTGAACACGGTGCTATCACGATGAGCCAGGACGGTGGTAAAACTTGGACAGACATAGATATGGAGATCTGGCATCGGATTCGGAACCTCTCTTTTGCCACTGACAGGGAAGGCTGGGCGGTTGGCGATGGCGGGCTTATCCTTCACACAACCGATGCAGGTCAAACGTGGGAACGGCAAACCAGCGGATGGTGGTATACCCTCAATGCCCTTCATTTCATCAATCCACAGAAAGGCTGGATCGTTGGAGATTTGGGAACGGTGCTGCATACTACAGACGGCGGCGAAACGTCGCTATTTTCACGAAATGATCAAAGGGATATTCTTCCTCAACGAGACAGAGGGATGGGTGGTCGGGTGGCCCGGTATTGTGTTTCATACCGAAGACGGTGGATTGACGTGGAAACGACAGAACAGCAACAGTTTCAACGAACTCTACGCCGCTTACTTTATCGACAGACATACCGGCTGGGTCGTCGGACAGTTCGGCGAGATTTTACATACGCTCGATGGCGGAAAAACGTGGAAATTTCAGCGGAGTCGGACGCAGGCAAATCTCAACAAAGTCTATTTTGCCGATGCGAATCACGGACTAATTGTCGGTGATGAAGGTGTCATTTTGACCACTATCAATGGGGGCATGACGTGGGAATCACAGAAGAGTGGCACATCCAATGATCTCTATAGCTTTTCGCTCTCCCCCGACGGTATCCTCGGGGTATCGCGATGCGCTACTCTGTGGATACAGAGAAGTTTAGTGTCGAATTACCCCCTGCTGCGCAAGACGTGGAATCGGAGACCAAACCGACTGAACCAATTGAATATTATTGGGAAGTTGTTCGTCAAGGTAACTGGCGATCTGCTTTCACTGATATCTTTTTCCTGTCGGCACAGCATGGATGGGCAGTCGGAGGTGGTGGCATCATTTTGCATACTGTTGATGGTGGCAAAACGTGGCAACTCCAACAAAGTGGTGTCACAAAGGATTTGCAACGGATTCTCTTTATAGATAAAAACTACGGTTGGATTACCGGTCAAGGTGTGTTATTACGAACCGAAAACGGCGGTGAGACGTGGCAAGCGATCCATAAAGGACTACAAAACTTCCGAAGTATCCAGGCAATCTACTTCATCAACCCCAAGGAGGGGTGGATCGGAGTCGATAAAGGGCAAATTTTACGCACCAGCGACGGCGGCAAAACCTTCCGCTTGCAGAAAACTGGAACAACAAATCAACCGATCGCGGACCTACATTTTGTTAATAGCAAAGAGGGATGGGCAGTTGTGCCGCAACGGCGAAATGGTGGATTGATTCTGCACACCGTTGATGGCGGTAATTATTGGCAAATTCAAGCCAGAACTCATCAACGAGGTGTCGGGGTCCATTTTTCAAATCCCCAATCGGGGTGGGTGGTCATGGAAGATGGGAGTTCGCTACTCACGACAGATCGTGGGGGGACATGGAAACAAACCCCAATAATAGATTTCGGACTCCGTCTCTCTACCGTGAAATTCCGCAATCACACTGAAGCGTGGGGATGTGTTGAGGGAGAAGCAATTTTCACAACGCAAAACCGGGGCAAAAGCTGGGAAACAGTAAGTTTTTCACTGGGAACGGAAGCTGCAAACACCGAGGCACAAAGTTGGATAGAACAGATGGTAGAGGAACGTCCCTTCAATTTGATGTCCCAAATTACCAACGCACATTTCTTGTCGAATGGCAAAGGTTGGGCAGTCGGCGGGGTGCTGGTTCAAGAGGGAACTTCGGATGGGAAGGATTTTGATAGTCTTAATAAAACGCAAAAGTCTGGCGGTCAGATTTATTATACTACAGATGGGGGGAAGACTTGGGAGCATCAATTTGGTGAATCACTTGATGACTTACGCGATGTCCTGTTTCTTGATGAACAGCGAGGTTGGGTTGTCGGAGATAATGGGGTCCTGTTGTCAACAGCAGATGGCGGAGAAAGTTGGAAGCGTTTGAAGAGTGGTACCACTCAACGCATTGTTGATGTCCACTTTGTGAGTCGGAATCCCGAATGGGGCTGGGCGATGGCACGCGATGGAACCCTGCTTTACACCGTTGACGGTGAGGATTGGTCAGCAAACTTGCCAGAGGGGCTTGCAAGCGACATTCTGGATGCGCCGGAACGTCCTGCGGGCGCTGCGACTGCCATAAACGATGTCGCCTTTGGGGCGTTTTCTGAGGGGTGGGCTGTCGGTCAGAGTGGAGAGATTTTCCACAATCGGGATGGCGGTTTAATGTGGACACTTCAACGCACTTCAACCGGAAAGGAACTCATAGGTATCGATATGAAATTCGCACCCCTTGGTTGGGCGGTTGGTGCCAACGGTGTGATCCAACGAACTGTCAACGGCGGTGACTATTGGAAATTTCACGAGACCGATACTGGCTATGATCTTTATGCCGTATCCTTCATCAGTAAACGGAAAGGATGGGCAGTTGGACGAGGGGGGATTCTGTTGTACACTTCTGATGGTGGATTTACTTGGGCATCGAAGTTGAGTGGTCTACCAGAATCTCTATACGATATTTTGGCACTCTCCGAACGGGAACTTTACGCCGTCGGTGCCGCTGGAATCATCATCCATTCAACAGACGGCGGGAAAACGTGGGAACAAGAACACACTGGTATTGACAATGACCTATATGCTATTACACGTGTTAAAGATGCGGAAACATTGTGGGTCGTTGGGCAAGGCGGCGTTGTGCTGCGTCGTCCGAAACGTTGAATAACGTCAATTGTGAATATCATGGGGAGATATGCAAAATACACATATTATTCTTCCCATGATATTCATCTTATCTTACACCGTATCTTTTAGGAGTTACTGAGGCTGTTTTCCCCCGATCGCAACGAGAAACGCGCTATCTTCACTGGCATAGACACTATGAAGGACATCCCCCGTGAAGGCAACACCCTCACCTTGTTCCATCGTTATTTTATCAGCATTTGTTGTAAATATGATGCTTCCGCTAAGCATAATGACAGTCGCTGCAGCGGGTGCCGGGTGCTCCTCTAATGCATTGTTTGCTTTCAGAGCGACCAAGATAACTGTCAGTTCATCCCCGCGAGCCAGTGTGAGCGAAGCTCGACCTGACGTAGCAGATTTGGCTTCTTCCATGAGTTTCTCAGCCATTTCCACAAATGGAAATGCTTTCGTCAGCGATGTATTTAGGTCTACAGGTCTATAGGGTCTCTCAAATGACGTATTCATTGTGAATCCTCCATTCAATTTTAGCCGCACTCACAGAGCAAGAAGGTGTGCCTTACCTTATCAATACAACAGGCAAGGCACGCATACCCTCGCTATGTCCTATGAGGCATGGTCTTCCGGACGGACACCCTTTGTAAAAGTGCCGAAACCGAAGAACGTCGGGGCATAATCACCGACATAGTCAACAACACTCTTATCAGGAATTGCGTCCTCCATTCCCATACACCAATAGCACCCATTGACGAGAAGGCGACGAAGTCCCTCACTCTCTAAATCAACGGAGGCACCCATCGTTGTGTTGAGGACGCGGGAGGTATTGCCTTCATCACCCGTATAGGTCTTAATCCACACCATCGGCATTGTGACAGTATCCGGTTTCGGGGCATCCGTTGGTTCCATACCGACCAGCACCTGTCCGTGGATAAGCACTTCCGAGTCACCCGTCAAGTCATTAACGCCATAGACATCGGAGGGACCCCAAACATCGTCAACACCCTTGAGAATCGGATGGTCCTGCATCGCTGCGTCAATGACACCGCGCGCACTCTCTTTGCCGTGATGTCCATGATGGTTAACCCAGGTCTCGCCGAGGACTTGCCTGCCGTATCCACCCTCGAATTCCTCACTGTCAAAACTGTATTTTGCATACGGACTCTCAAGGTTGCGGCTATAACTGAAAGCGTGTGTCGCTGTGCGGAGCCCCATTACAGGTTTACCGGCATTTGTATAGTCAACGACATATTTCATCTGTTCATCGGGCAGTTCGCGGAAACGCGTAAACAGCACCATCATATCCGCGGATTCTAAATGGTGGAGTCCCGGAATGTTCGTCTGCACTTCCGGATCGATTTCCCCCGATTCCGGATGAATCGCAAACAGCACCGTACATTTAAACCCATGGTGCGTGGCTAACACCTTCCCCAACATCGGCAACGCCTCCTCAGAACGATACTCTTCATCGCCACTGACGAGAACAATATGCTTGCCCTTTCCGGGACCTTCGTTTCCTTCGTAAACAACCCATTCATTTTTCATCAAAAGATAAACTCCATACTATAAGATTTTTCATAAGTATAGCACACTTTCCTGAGAAAGTCACGTCGAATCTGTTTATGATGAATCAAATGTTCTGTATAGATACAGAAAAACTTTGACAAATGTCTGAAGTTACCATAAAATTAAAAGATACGCTTGAAACATTATTCAAAATGGACTGGCAACCTACGGGAGAAATTGCCCATGCGCTTAACCTCTCAACAGCGAGACCACTACAAAGAGCAGGGTTTCGTGGTCATTCCTCATCTCTTTAGCACAGCCACAGTAACATTGATGCGTGAGCATTACATGAAACGCCGCGCAGAAGGTCCGAAACCCGGCGACAGCGGTGGCACAACCGATCACGCCGATGACCCAAATCATCAATTTCCACGCATGATCAATATGCACAACTGGGACGAGCTAACCCAAGAATGGGCATCGGACACCAACGTACTTACCGCTACGGAACAACTCCTTGAAGATACGCCGGTGTTGTTACAAACAATGCTCTATTTCAAACCGCCCGGCGCACGAGGTCAGGCTCTACACCAAGATGAACAGTACATCACTATAGATCCAATCATCGGTGTGTGGGTAGCATTAGATACTTCGGACGAAGCCGTTGGGCGGATGGTGCTTATCCCCCGTTCTCATCAAAATGGACTGCTATCTGTTGAAACAGCAGACACCGCTATTTCGTTTACGAATGTCCAATCCGTCAAACCGGAAAATGTTGAAGAATTCGGAATAGATATGGCACCCGGGGACACGCTTTTCTTTCATGGGAAGGTTATTCACGGTTCCTACATGAATAAAACAGATGACCGGTGGCGGCGGAGTTTTATCTGCCACTATAGGGGCGAGAGTTCACAACGGTTTGAACCCGCTGAAGGAACACACGTCTCACATCTCAAAAAATAGTTTGGTTCTCTCGCAAATTTTAAACTACTTGACTATAGTAACCCAAGCCCGAGTTGCTACTAACAAATTTTGAACGTTGTAACAAAGATTTCGCGGATTTTCCTCACCCCGTAGGGGTGCTATGTCTATAGAAAACGGTGTATTCAAGCAACCGCACCCCGTAGGGGTGCTATGTCTATAAGTAGGTGGCAACTTGGGTTATAAATAACACAAAAACATTGGAGGATCTGGATTGTTAAAAGTATCAAAGTTTGGTGGAAGCTCCCTCGCATCAGCAGAGCAAGTCCGCCGTGTTTGCGACATCATTACTGCCGATCCGGCGCGTCGTCTCATTGTTGTCTCTGCACCCGGAAAACGACATAGCCAAGACATCAAAGTAACAGACCTGCTCATCGCAGCGGCATCCCAACGACTCACGGGAAAAATCGGTGCCTCGGAATGCGCTGAAGTGATAGAGCGGTATCGGAGCATTGTCTCTGAATTGGAGCTCCCGCCTGAAGTTATTGAGCCTATCGCTCGTGACCTAACGGAACGTTTGGAAAATAGCACAACCGATGCCGACCTCTATATGGACACAATGAAGGCGGGTGGCGAGGACAATTGTGCTCGCCTCATCGCACAAGTTTTACAGGCACGCGGTATAGACGCACATTACGTGAACCCAAAGGATGCTGGCTTACTACTTTCCGACGAACCCGGCAACGCGCAAGTGCTACCCGAAGCATACAACCAACTCCGTGATTTACACGAGCGTCCCGGTATCACCATTTTTCCGGGTTTCTTCGGCTATTCGAAGGAGGGCAACGTTGTCACTTTTTCGCGCGGGGGTTCAGACATCACAGGGGCTATTCTCGCCAGTGCTGTTCGGGCGGGAGTCTATGAGAACTTTACAGACGTTGATTCCGTGTTCGCGGCGAACCCATCTATCGTTAAGGATCCTGTCCCGATCGCGGAACTAACTTACCGTGAGATGCGTGAACTCTCTTACGCAGGATTTTCTGTGTTCCATGATGAGGCACTCGAACCCGTCTACCGGGCACATGTGCCTGTCAATATCCGAAACACCAACAACCCGAAAGCGGACGGCACGCTGATTGTTCCAAATCGCACGTCAACAGATATTCCAGTCGTTGGTATCGCGGCAATGGACAGTGTCTGTTGTCTCTACCTCAGCAAATATCTAATGAACCGACAAATCGGGTTTGGGCGGCGACTGCTGCAAATTCTGGAAGCCGAAGACATCTCTTTTGAACACGTCCCGTCGGGTATAGATAATATGTCCGTCATCCTTCGAGAAGATAACCTATCCGTGGCAAAAGAGAAGAGAATTGTCGAACAAATTCGGCAAACACTCGCACCGGAAGACATTTTCGTAGAACGCGGACTCTCCCTCATCATGGTCGTAGGTGAAGGCATGCGTCACACGGTCGGCATCGCCTCGCGTGCGACAAATGCGTTAGCTGGGGCGAAGGTCAACATTGAGATGATTAACCAGGGCTCCAACGAAGTCAGTATGATGTTCGGCATAAAATCTAACGATATGGAGACCGCCGTTCAAGCACTCTATGCCGAATTTTTTGGGTAACGGATTGCAGCAGCGTGGAGGTACCCGAAGTTAAAACGTTTCGGATTTACAATGAGTTTAGATACAAACCCGCAACAACGGCGCGGGTGACTCGAACACGAAAACCTTCAAAGCACAAATTAGCGTCACTTACCCGCAAGGAATAATTAAAAAATGGAAATAACAGTCCAACCAGAAGAATTGAAAGCAGGAAAACTGACAGACGCACACGTGGCGCAAGCCGTTAAGGCGATCCGTGTTGATGGATACGTTATCTTAGAGAACGTCGTTAGCCATGACCACTTGGACATCCTTCGCGAACGAATGGATGCAGACTCACAGATCCTTATTAATGCGGAAAAATGGGGTGGCGCAGGCAGACTCATAGGGCATCTCCAACAGGGACCGCCACCGTTTGCGCCCTACATTTTCAGAGACATCGTCGCGAATCCTCATGTTGTACAAGTGACGAGAGCATTGCTTGGTCCTGGGGTTTATAACAACTTTTACAATGGCAACACGAACTCCCCCGGTAGCACAACACAACCGCTCCACAGAGACGGAGCCCACCTTTGGGATGACCAAGAAGTAGCGCATCCAACAACAGAAGTCGTCGTTAATATCTCACCACAGGATACAACAGAGGAAAATGGCAGCGTCGAACTCTGGCCCGGCTCACATCTTGATGTCAGTGGTCGGCGGATAGAGGAGGAAGAAGAAGAAGCACGCCGTAAAATCTGTCCCCCTATCCGTGGAAATGCGAAGAAGGGAAGCGCACTGATTCGAGACATGCGACTGTGGCACCGAGGTGTTCCCAATCCCTCCGATAAACCCCGCCACATGATCGCAATGATTCATCGTGTCAATTGGCTCAAATCCAACCGCCGTCTGAAGTATAGAATTGGGTGTGAAGTCGCTTTTGAAAACAGCGATCTCGACCATAACGCTGAATTCATTGACTTTGCTAAGAAAAAAATAGATGAGTACGATTACCTCTTCAATCCGAGATTCTAAATGTGTGCCTGCGGTGTCAAGTGCCGCTCCAAGTTCATGACGGAGGTTACCATGAACGCCCAAAACGATTGGCTCCCCGCTGAGCCTGACCTC
Protein-coding sequences here:
- a CDS encoding phytanoyl-CoA dioxygenase family protein gives rise to the protein MEITVQPEELKAGKLTDAHVAQAVKAIRVDGYVILENVVSHDHLDILRERMDADSQILINAEKWGGAGRLIGHLQQGPPPFAPYIFRDIVANPHVVQVTRALLGPGVYNNFYNGNTNSPGSTTQPLHRDGAHLWDDQEVAHPTTEVVVNISPQDTTEENGSVELWPGSHLDVSGRRIEEEEEEARRKICPPIRGNAKKGSALIRDMRLWHRGVPNPSDKPRHMIAMIHRVNWLKSNRRLKYRIGCEVAFENSDLDHNAEFIDFAKKKIDEYDYLFNPRF
- a CDS encoding phytanoyl-CoA dioxygenase family protein gives rise to the protein MRLTSQQRDHYKEQGFVVIPHLFSTATVTLMREHYMKRRAEGPKPGDSGGTTDHADDPNHQFPRMINMHNWDELTQEWASDTNVLTATEQLLEDTPVLLQTMLYFKPPGARGQALHQDEQYITIDPIIGVWVALDTSDEAVGRMVLIPRSHQNGLLSVETADTAISFTNVQSVKPENVEEFGIDMAPGDTLFFHGKVIHGSYMNKTDDRWRRSFICHYRGESSQRFEPAEGTHVSHLKK
- a CDS encoding aspartate kinase, which codes for MLKVSKFGGSSLASAEQVRRVCDIITADPARRLIVVSAPGKRHSQDIKVTDLLIAAASQRLTGKIGASECAEVIERYRSIVSELELPPEVIEPIARDLTERLENSTTDADLYMDTMKAGGEDNCARLIAQVLQARGIDAHYVNPKDAGLLLSDEPGNAQVLPEAYNQLRDLHERPGITIFPGFFGYSKEGNVVTFSRGGSDITGAILASAVRAGVYENFTDVDSVFAANPSIVKDPVPIAELTYREMRELSYAGFSVFHDEALEPVYRAHVPVNIRNTNNPKADGTLIVPNRTSTDIPVVGIAAMDSVCCLYLSKYLMNRQIGFGRRLLQILEAEDISFEHVPSGIDNMSVILREDNLSVAKEKRIVEQIRQTLAPEDIFVERGLSLIMVVGEGMRHTVGIASRATNALAGAKVNIEMINQGSNEVSMMFGIKSNDMETAVQALYAEFFG
- a CDS encoding ThuA domain-containing protein, coding for MKNEWVVYEGNEGPGKGKHIVLVSGDEEYRSEEALPMLGKVLATHHGFKCTVLFAIHPESGEIDPEVQTNIPGLHHLESADMMVLFTRFRELPDEQMKYVVDYTNAGKPVMGLRTATHAFSYSRNLESPYAKYSFDSEEFEGGYGRQVLGETWVNHHGHHGKESARGVIDAAMQDHPILKGVDDVWGPSDVYGVNDLTGDSEVLIHGQVLVGMEPTDAPKPDTVTMPMVWIKTYTGDEGNTSRVLNTTMGASVDLESEGLRRLLVNGCYWCMGMEDAIPDKSVVDYVGDYAPTFFGFGTFTKGVRPEDHAS